Genomic window (Bosea vaviloviae):
GACCAAGATCGAGGGCTATCTCGGCGAGATCGGCCTCGACCGGACAGCGATCGTCGCCGCGACGATCTTCGTCACGGACCTGTCGATGAAGAAGGAGATGGACCCGGTCTGGACCGCCTTCTTCGGCGAAGGTTTGCCGACCCGCGCCACGGTCGGCGTCGCCGATCTCGGCGGCACCACGCTAATCGAGGTCGTGGTCACCGCCGCCAAGGGCTGATCGAGCATTTCAAACCACGCGCCTCCGCCTTCAGGCGGAGGCGCTTTGTCTCATGTTCCGCACTTATACGCAGTGCCCGCCGTACTCGGGCCTTTCCACTTGATGTCGGCGACGGACGACTCGACATGGGTCGCGCCGAGCTCGGCGCCGCCGGCCTTCAACCGCGCCAATGCCGCATCGCGCGCCTGGTCCCTGAGCAGCACCTTGCCCAATGGCGATGCGCCTTCAAGCTCGCCGAGCTTCTTGCAGTTCGCGACGACGCTTTTGGCGTCCGTGACGACCACGGTATTCGAGCGCGAGTTCGGAAGCACGCAGGCCGAGAGCGCGAGCAGGGGCAAAAGCAGGAGGGAACGCAGCATCGGGCCGATCCTTAGAGCGTTTTCAAGCGAAGTGGACACCGATTCCCCCGCGACAAACGCGAAGCGTTTGCCTGGAGAAAACGCGTTAAAATAAAAAAGCAGCAGCGCTACGATGCGCCCGCCGCCATGATCCCCGCTATTGCCGTATTTTCAAGGCCCGACTTCGGAAAATTGGCCGTCTGCCTCACGCGGGCTCCGGCATGCGCGCGGTCGGGCCACCGAGATGCAGCACGGCATCGAGCAGTTCGCGCGCATAAGCCGTCGCGGGCGCGCTGAACACCATGCGGCTTTCGCCCTGCTCGACCACACGCCCGTTTTGCAGCACTACGGTGCGCTCGCACATCATCCTGACCACGTTGAGGTCATGGCTGACGAAGAGCAGCGCCAGCCCGTCCTCGCGACGCAAACGGTCGAGCAGTTGCAGGATCACTGCCTGGACCGAGACATCGAGAGCCGCCGTCGGCTCGTCGAGCACGAGCAGGCGCGGCCGGCAGGCGATGGCGCGCGCGATGCCGACGCGCGCCTTCTGGCCGCCCGAGAGCTGGTGCGGAAAGCGCTCCAGCAATTCGCTCGGCAAACCGGCGCGCTCGGCGCATTCGCTGACCCGCCCCGCCAGCGCCGACCCATTCTTCATGCCGAGCAGGCGGCGCAATGGATGGGCGATGCAATCGAACGCATTGAAGCGCGGATTGAGGCTGTCTGTCGGATCCTGAAAGACGATCTGGATATCCCTGCGGAATTCGCTGCGATGGAAATCGCGCGCCGGCAGCGAACCGATCGCGCGGCCATCGAACAAAATCTCGCCTTGGCTCGGGTCGATCAATCGGCAGATCATGCGCGAGA
Coding sequences:
- a CDS encoding RidA family protein, with amino-acid sequence MTITRSIRTPIQNRVVQTGGLVFVGGTTADDTTQSMGPQTHNILTKIEGYLGEIGLDRTAIVAATIFVTDLSMKKEMDPVWTAFFGEGLPTRATVGVADLGGTTLIEVVVTAAKG